In one window of Xiphophorus hellerii strain 12219 chromosome 23, Xiphophorus_hellerii-4.1, whole genome shotgun sequence DNA:
- the LOC116714456 gene encoding N-alpha-acetyltransferase 15, NatA auxiliary subunit-like has protein sequence MPSVTLPQKENALFKRILRCYEHKQYRNGLKFCKQILSNPKFAEHGETLAMKGLTLNCLGKKEDAYELVRRGLRNDLKSHVCWHVYGLLQRSDKKYDEAIKCYRNALKWDKDNLQILRDLSLLQIQMRDLEGYRETRYQLLQLRPGQRASWIGYAVAYHLLEDFEMAAKIVEEFRKTQQTSPDKVDYEYSELLLYQNQILREAGLHKEALEHLNSYEKQMCDKLAVEETRGELLLKLERPEEASEIYTRLLERNPENWAYYKGLENALKPGSVEEHQKIYEESWTKFPRGLVPRRLPLNFLTGEKFRECLDIYLRMNFTKGCPPVFTTLESLYTDREKVTIIEELVLGYESCLKSSRMFSEDDDGKEEPPTTLLWVQYFLAQHFDFIDKASQALEYINAAIDSTPTLIELFLVKAKIYKHAGNIKEAARWMDEAQALDTADRFINSKCAKYMLKAGLIKEAEEMCSKFTREGTSAVENLNEMQCMWFQTECALAYKAMNKFGEALKKCHEIERHFVEITDDQFDFHTYCMRKMTLRSYVDLLKLEDVLRQHPFYYKAARTAIQIYLDLHDKPLTDDNKERQADAENLTDKELKKLRNKQRRAQKKAQLEEEKKNAEKEKQLKNQKKKKEDDDEEIGGPKEELIPDKLAKPENPLEEAVKFLIPLKNLVRNKIETHLLAFEIYFRKEKYLLMLQSIKRAVAIEPSNPWLHQCLVRFFKKVSESADLAEAVRTVLKQEISRLFGDSNPQSFNKNYLSQHSSCIPHRLAAAKMMVYLEPSSDKMACEIATALAEPLSGRSIQICSEVLEALRSGQLGEAQQKAAESYRATCNKIYPYSLAFMPPGYQDNSTTISANGDLSAGEQDDLAHEM, from the exons AGACGCTGGCCATGAAGGGGTTAACCCTCAACTGCCTGGGCAAGAAGGAGGACGCCTACGAGCTGGTGAGACGGGGCCTACGCAACGACCTGAAGAGCCATGTCT GCTGGCATGTCTACGGCCTGCTGCAGCGCTCTGATAAGAAATATGACGAGGCCATCAAGTGTTACCGCAACGCTCTGAAGTGGGACAAGGACAACCTGCAGATCCTCAGAGACCTGTCCCTGCTGCAGATCCAGATGAGGGACCTGGAGGGCTACAGG GAGACCCGCtaccagctgctgcagctgcgtCCTGGCCAGCGGGCCTCATGGATTGGCTATGCTGTCGCTTATCACCTCTTGGAAGACTTTGAGATGGCGGCTAAGATCGTGGAGGAGTTCCGGAAAACCCAGCAG ACGTCTCCAGACAAGGTGGACTATGAGTACAGTGAGCTGCTGCTGTATCAGAACCAGATCCTGAGGGAGGCTGGCCTGCACAAAGAGGCACTGGAGCACCTGAACAGCTATGAGAAGCAGATGTGTGACAAGCTGGCTGTGGAGGAGACCAGAG gaGAGCTGCTGTTGAAGCTGGAGAGGCCAGAGGAAGCTTCAGAGATCTACACAAGACTTCTGGAGAGGAACCCAGAGAACTGGGCCTACTACAAGGGCCTGGAGAACGCCTTAAAACCAG GCAGTGTAGAAGAGCACCAGAAGATCTATGAGGAGTCCTGGACGAAGTTTCCCAGGGGTCTGGTTCCTCGAAGGCTGCCTCTTAACTTCCTCACAG GGGAGAAGTTCCGGGAATGTCTGGACATCTACCTGAGGATGAACTTCACTAAAGGCTGCCCTCCTGTCTTCACCACACTCGAATCCTTGTACACAGACAGAGAAAAG GTTACGATAATAGAAGAATTAGTACTTGGCTATGAAAGCTGTTTAAAAAGCAGTCGAATGTTTAGTGAAGATG ATGATGGGAAGGAGGAGCCTCCGACCACCCTCCTCTGGGTGCAGTACTTCCTGGCCCAGCACTTTGACTTCATCGACAAGGCCAGCCAGGCGCTGGAGTACATCAACGCTGCCATCGACAGCACACCCACACTGATCGAGCTCTTCCTGGTCAAGGCCAAGATCTACAAG CATGCAGGCAACATCAAGGAGGCGGCTCGATGGATGGACGAGGCCCAGGCGCTGGACACTGCCGACCGATTCATCAACTCCAAGTGTGCCAAGTACATGCTGAAGGCCGGCCTCAtaaaggaggcagaggagatgtGCTCCAAGTTTACAAGG GAGGGGACATCTGCAGTGGAGAACCTGAATGAGATGCAGTGCATGTGGTTCCAGACAGAATGCGCTTTGGCCTACAAGGCCATGAACAAGTTTGGTGAGGCCCTGAAGAAGTGCCATGAGATCGAGAGG CATTTTGTGGAGATCACAGACGACCAGTTTGATTTCCACACCTACTGCATGAGGAAGATGACGCTGCGCTCCTATGTGGACCTGCTGAAGCTGGAGGACGTCCTGCGACAGCATCCCTTCTACTACAAAGCCGCTCGCACCGCCATCCAGATCTACCTGGACCTACATGACAAGCCACTGACCGATGACAACAAAGAGAGACAGGCGGACGCAG AAAACCTAACAGACAAGGAGCTGAAGAAGCTGCGGAACAAACAACGAAGAGCGCAGAAGAAGGCTCAGttagaggaggagaagaagaatgCAGAGAAGGAAAAGCAGCTGAAgaaccagaagaagaaaaaggaggatgatgatgaggaaATTGGAGGGCCCAAGGAGGAGCTAATACCAGATAAGTTAGCTAAG CCGGAGAACCCCTTAGAGGAGGCAGTCAAGTTCCTCATCCCTCTGAAGAACCTGGTGCGCAACAAGATTGAGACTCACCTGTTGGCCTTTGAGATCTACTTCAGGAAAG AGAAGTACCTTCTGATGTTGCAGTCGATAAAGAGAGCGGTGGCCATAGAACCCTCCAACCCATGGCTGCACCAGTGTTTAGTACGCTTCTTCAAGAAGG TGAGTGAGAGTGCAGACCTGGCCGAGGCGGTGAGGACCGTGCTGAAGCAGGAGATCTCCAGGCTGTTTGGAGACAGCAACCCTCAGAGCTTCAACAAGAACTACCTGAGCCAACACTCCAGCTGCATCCCCCACCGGCTGGCTG CTGCTAAGATGATGGTCTACCTGGAGCCTTCCTCTGATAAAATGGCCTGTGAGATCGCGACAGCTCTGGCCGAGCCTCTGTCTGGAAGAAGCATCCAG ATCTGCTCCGAGGTGCTGGAGGCTCTGAGGAGCGGCCAGCTGGGCGAGGCTCAGCAGAAAGCAGCCGAGTCTTACCGTGCCACCTGCAACAAGATCTACCCTTACTCCCTGGCCTTCATGCCCCCCGGTTACCAAGACAACAGCACCACAATCAGCGCCAACGGCGACCTGTCAGCAGGAGAGCAGGATGACCTCGCACATGAAATGTGA